In the Kaistella sp. 97-N-M2 genome, one interval contains:
- a CDS encoding stage II sporulation protein M produces the protein MREVAFIKQNKEKWLGIEQVIAGKLKKNPDDLSSLYINLVNDLSFVQTYYPKSKTTIYLNNLSALVFQKIYKTRRVEKNRFFYFFKTEVPLLIYQYRRYLFYAFGFFILFTLIGFMSAYYDKEFVKIILGEDYVNMTIENIKKGNAVGVYQQGSNWGSTIAITFNNLKVGAVLFIFGIFGGVGTLFALLQNCIMLGSFQYFFHEHGALKDSAKGIWLHGIFEIFSMVVEAMAGLILGASILFPKTFSRFNSFKIGFKDAFKIFLSTVPFTIFAGIIEGFFTRYALTMPAVLNGFIIFGTLSLIGFYYFIYPYFISKRQTYDAVL, from the coding sequence ATGAGAGAGGTGGCATTCATCAAACAAAATAAGGAAAAATGGTTGGGAATCGAGCAGGTAATCGCGGGAAAATTGAAAAAAAATCCAGATGATCTCTCTTCCCTCTACATCAATCTTGTGAATGATTTATCCTTTGTCCAAACCTACTACCCGAAAAGCAAAACCACCATCTACCTGAACAATCTTTCCGCCCTGGTTTTCCAGAAAATTTATAAAACCAGAAGAGTAGAGAAAAACCGGTTCTTTTATTTTTTTAAAACAGAAGTTCCGCTGTTAATTTATCAGTACCGCAGGTATTTGTTTTATGCCTTTGGTTTTTTCATCTTATTCACGCTTATCGGTTTCATGTCTGCGTACTATGATAAAGAATTTGTTAAAATTATCCTGGGCGAGGATTACGTAAATATGACCATTGAGAATATTAAAAAAGGCAACGCAGTTGGTGTTTATCAGCAAGGATCGAATTGGGGAAGTACCATTGCCATTACCTTTAACAATTTAAAAGTGGGTGCCGTTCTTTTTATTTTCGGAATTTTTGGCGGTGTCGGAACTTTATTTGCTCTTTTGCAAAACTGCATCATGCTTGGTTCTTTTCAGTACTTTTTTCACGAGCACGGTGCTTTAAAAGACAGTGCGAAAGGGATTTGGCTACACGGCATTTTCGAAATTTTCAGTATGGTTGTCGAAGCGATGGCGGGTTTAATTCTGGGCGCTTCTATTCTTTTTCCGAAAACCTTTTCACGGTTTAATTCTTTTAAAATAGGATTTAAAGATGCTTTCAAAATATTTCTCAGCACCGTTCCTTTTACCATTTTTGCCGGAATCATCGAAGGCTTTTTTACCAGATACGCACTTACAATGCCTGCAGTTCTAAATGGTTTTATTATTTTTGGAACGCTGTCTCTCATTGGTTTTTACTATTTTATTTACCCTTATTTTATTTCAAAAAGACAAACTTATGATGCAGTTTTATAA
- a CDS encoding MoxR family ATPase codes for MENMENLNQENISPEFHSRLDMAELQQSLEAVKAEIGKVIIGQEVMIEHLLAALLSNGHVLIEGVPGVAKTITAKLLAKTIDVDFSRIQFTPDLMPSDILGTSIFNVKNSEFEFKKGPVFSSFILIDEINRSPAKTQSALFEVMEERQITMDGKQYEMQEPFLVVATQNPIEHEGTYRLPEAQLDRFLFKINVGYPNLAQEVQIIKNQHQNKLEDKTDAVQKVMTGVQLKNYQHLVRNVQVEPQLLEYVAKIIVNTRENQFLYLGASPRASLALLTASKAFAAIRGRDFVTPEDIKEASYAVLRHRIMVSPEREMEGLTADEIIRQIVDAIEIPR; via the coding sequence ATGGAAAACATGGAAAATTTAAATCAGGAAAATATCAGTCCGGAATTTCACTCACGGCTCGATATGGCTGAACTTCAACAAAGTCTGGAAGCGGTAAAAGCAGAAATTGGCAAAGTGATTATCGGACAGGAGGTGATGATCGAACATTTGTTGGCAGCGCTGCTATCCAACGGACATGTTTTAATCGAAGGCGTTCCCGGTGTGGCAAAAACCATCACCGCAAAATTGTTGGCCAAAACCATCGATGTCGATTTCAGTCGTATTCAGTTTACGCCGGATTTAATGCCGTCCGATATTTTAGGAACCTCTATTTTTAATGTAAAAAATTCGGAGTTTGAATTTAAAAAAGGTCCTGTATTTTCCAGTTTTATTTTGATTGATGAAATCAACCGTTCTCCCGCAAAAACCCAGTCCGCTTTGTTTGAAGTAATGGAAGAGCGCCAAATTACGATGGATGGGAAACAGTATGAAATGCAGGAGCCTTTTTTGGTTGTGGCGACGCAAAATCCTATCGAACATGAAGGAACATATCGCCTCCCAGAAGCGCAACTCGACCGTTTTCTCTTTAAAATAAATGTGGGCTACCCGAATTTAGCACAGGAAGTTCAGATTATAAAAAATCAACACCAAAACAAACTCGAAGATAAAACCGATGCAGTTCAGAAAGTGATGACGGGAGTTCAGCTGAAAAACTACCAGCATTTGGTGCGGAATGTTCAGGTAGAGCCCCAATTGCTGGAGTATGTGGCGAAAATAATTGTGAATACGCGCGAGAATCAATTTCTCTATTTGGGTGCTTCGCCGCGGGCCAGTTTAGCCTTATTAACGGCCTCCAAGGCTTTTGCAGCGATTCGTGGAAGAGATTTTGTAACGCCGGAAGATATTAAAGAAGCGAGCTACGCTGTGCTGCGCCATCGAATTATGGTTTCGCCGGAGCGCGAAATGGAAGGCCTGACCGCCGACGAAATCATCAGACAAATTGTCGATGCAATCGAAATTCCGAGATAG
- a CDS encoding OmpA family protein encodes MKNLKLGISALALTIASTVFAQTTNNPWLIGVGAHGVNHAAAGGDVGNVFSTAFGGGDGGELYSINNFTITPPLSKLTVARNLSKYLVLDWQTSVGNVDNKRIGMGKEFFLMTGLGLQFKFNGLWDEESWFDPYLRVGGNYMRHDYSGVAFPLTDTNGRYYSGFSGEPFTQRRKDHFTVSTGLGSNFWLTKNFGLGVQGDYVSTPVDKSDIANFWQASASLLFRFGNTDRDKDGILDKDDLCPDTPGLAEFQGCPDTDGDGVPDKDDQCPDVAGPVENNGCPWPDTDGDGVVDKDDACPDVAGPAENNGCPWPDTDGDGVLDKDDACPTVFGLAQYNGCPKPKSVTATEVEGELKNIYFDFDRATIKAESGARLDAAATLIKTDGGNYLLEGQTDKKGAEAYNLDLSRRRAAAVVTALDSRGVDATSLKSIGVGEAKAVVPENASNDERQQDRKVVVRAIEDAAEWATYKKSDVVVKKAAPKKKRK; translated from the coding sequence ATGAAAAATCTAAAATTAGGAATTTCAGCATTGGCACTTACTATTGCCTCTACTGTTTTCGCTCAGACTACCAATAATCCGTGGTTAATCGGTGTTGGTGCTCACGGAGTAAATCATGCTGCGGCTGGAGGAGATGTGGGGAATGTATTCTCTACTGCTTTCGGTGGTGGAGACGGTGGTGAGTTGTACAGTATCAACAACTTCACAATTACACCTCCACTTTCAAAGCTAACTGTTGCAAGAAACTTAAGTAAGTATCTAGTTCTTGACTGGCAAACTTCCGTGGGGAATGTTGACAATAAGAGAATAGGAATGGGGAAAGAATTTTTCCTAATGACTGGTTTAGGTCTACAATTTAAATTCAACGGACTTTGGGACGAAGAGTCTTGGTTTGATCCATATTTAAGAGTTGGTGGAAATTACATGAGACATGATTATTCGGGTGTAGCTTTCCCTTTAACTGACACTAACGGAAGATATTACTCTGGATTCTCAGGAGAGCCTTTCACTCAAAGAAGAAAAGACCATTTTACAGTTTCTACTGGTTTAGGATCTAACTTCTGGTTAACTAAAAACTTTGGTTTAGGTGTACAAGGTGATTACGTATCTACTCCAGTTGATAAATCAGACATTGCTAACTTTTGGCAAGCTTCTGCTTCCCTATTATTTAGATTCGGTAATACTGACAGAGATAAAGATGGTATCTTAGATAAAGATGATTTATGTCCGGATACTCCAGGTTTAGCAGAATTCCAGGGTTGTCCTGATACTGACGGAGACGGAGTTCCAGATAAAGATGATCAATGTCCAGATGTTGCAGGACCAGTTGAAAACAACGGTTGTCCTTGGCCAGATACAGACGGAGATGGTGTTGTTGACAAAGACGATGCTTGTCCAGATGTTGCAGGTCCAGCGGAAAACAATGGTTGTCCTTGGCCAGATACAGACGGAGACGGAGTATTAGATAAAGATGATGCTTGTCCTACCGTATTCGGATTAGCACAGTATAACGGTTGTCCTAAACCTAAATCTGTAACAGCTACTGAAGTAGAAGGAGAATTGAAAAACATTTATTTCGATTTCGACAGAGCTACAATCAAAGCTGAATCAGGTGCAAGATTAGATGCTGCTGCAACGCTTATCAAAACTGACGGTGGTAACTATTTACTAGAAGGTCAAACTGATAAAAAAGGTGCTGAAGCTTATAACTTAGACCTATCAAGAAGAAGAGCTGCAGCTGTAGTTACTGCTCTTGATTCAAGAGGTGTTGATGCAACATCATTGAAATCAATTGGTGTAGGTGAAGCGAAAGCAGTAGTACCAGAAAATGCTTCTAACGACGAAAGACAACAAGACAGAAAAGTTGTTGTAAGAGCGATCGAAGATGCTGCTGAATGGGCTACTTATAAAAAATCTGACGTAGTTGTTAAAAAAGCAGCTCCGAAGAAAAAAAGAAAATAA
- a CDS encoding RDD family protein: MSQIAINTSQNVNINFSVASIGERIGAFAIDLLIKGAYILVIYFLFFRILNLGSILHGLDNWSVMAVYIILTVPIHIYTLVSESLMEGQTFGKRMLKIKVVKIDGFQAGFGDYLMRWFFRLVDVFSNSGVVGLISMIVSKNNQRLGGIASGTAVISLKNQVNISHTILEHLKEDYIPRFPQVIALSDNDVRIIKENFHKALKIDDISVISKLSNKIKDILNLEVDPTKMTERQFISVIIKDYNFYTGKDQ; the protein is encoded by the coding sequence ATGTCGCAGATCGCCATAAATACTTCCCAAAATGTAAATATTAATTTTAGCGTTGCCAGTATCGGGGAAAGGATTGGCGCATTCGCGATCGACCTCCTGATAAAAGGCGCTTATATTTTAGTAATTTATTTCCTCTTCTTTCGAATTTTGAATTTAGGTTCAATATTACACGGTCTTGATAATTGGTCGGTGATGGCGGTTTATATCATTCTAACCGTTCCAATTCACATTTACACTTTAGTCTCAGAAAGTTTGATGGAAGGCCAAACTTTTGGAAAGAGAATGTTGAAAATAAAAGTGGTGAAAATCGATGGCTTTCAGGCGGGTTTCGGTGATTATCTGATGCGCTGGTTTTTTCGGCTGGTCGATGTATTTTCCAATTCCGGCGTTGTGGGCCTGATTAGTATGATTGTTTCGAAAAACAATCAGCGGTTGGGCGGAATTGCCTCCGGAACGGCGGTGATTTCGCTGAAAAATCAAGTCAATATTTCACACACTATTTTAGAACATCTGAAAGAAGATTATATACCGCGGTTTCCACAGGTTATTGCGCTTTCGGATAACGACGTTAGAATCATCAAAGAAAACTTTCATAAGGCGCTGAAAATTGATGACATATCCGTCATCTCCAAACTTTCAAATAAAATAAAGGATATTTTGAATTTGGAGGTTGATCCCACGAAAATGACGGAAAGGCAGTTTATCAGCGTAATCATAAAAGATTATAATTTCTATACTGGGAAAGACCAGTAA
- a CDS encoding DUF4129 domain-containing protein, translated as MKFRILIFFLQFSVFGSSQEIPPVSRVMDSLTLSSPGLPADSLLRENPLSDNSIFPKNFDENFQSKYKGSDFDYTTVKPRESLWQRIQKRVFKFIQSILGDVDPTKTGKYAEMIMRLFAIVITGGVLYFLVKFLLNKDGNYFFGKKNKKITISDQDLNENIHEINFNETIQNFEQRNEYRAAIRYQFLFILKNLADQKLIVWNAEKTNKDYLAELRKATLQSSFKELIYIFDYVWYGEFEVDETDYRYYKQKFLNFKTAL; from the coding sequence ATGAAATTTAGAATTTTAATTTTCTTTCTGCAGTTTTCGGTCTTCGGTTCTTCGCAGGAAATTCCGCCGGTGTCGCGCGTTATGGATTCACTCACTTTATCTTCTCCGGGATTACCTGCAGATTCATTGCTTCGCGAAAATCCATTATCTGATAATAGTATTTTCCCGAAAAATTTCGACGAAAATTTTCAATCTAAATACAAAGGATCAGACTTTGATTATACGACCGTAAAACCTAGAGAATCTCTTTGGCAAAGAATTCAAAAGCGCGTTTTCAAATTTATTCAATCTATACTTGGCGACGTAGATCCGACCAAAACCGGAAAATATGCCGAAATGATAATGCGGCTTTTCGCGATTGTAATCACCGGCGGCGTTCTTTATTTTTTGGTGAAATTTCTTTTGAATAAAGATGGCAATTACTTTTTTGGTAAAAAGAATAAAAAAATTACCATTTCCGATCAGGATTTAAATGAAAATATTCATGAAATAAATTTTAACGAAACCATCCAAAATTTCGAACAGAGAAATGAGTATCGTGCAGCAATCCGCTATCAGTTTCTCTTCATTTTAAAGAATTTGGCAGATCAAAAACTGATCGTCTGGAATGCAGAAAAAACGAACAAAGATTATTTAGCGGAATTAAGAAAGGCGACTTTACAAAGCAGTTTTAAAGAACTCATTTATATTTTCGACTATGTTTGGTATGGCGAATTTGAGGTTGACGAAACCGATTACCGTTATTACAAACAAAAATTTCTGAATTTTAAAACAGCGCTTTAA
- a CDS encoding GNAT family N-acetyltransferase, with product MRYENNRSGNGGVFTLNNEEEEVGRLTYTIFPDDNKLIISFVLVHPKFEGRGMGKYLVEEAIKFSRDNNWKVYPHCSYARSVMNRMNDVEDILLTR from the coding sequence ATGAGATACGAAAATAACAGATCCGGAAACGGAGGTGTTTTTACCCTAAATAACGAAGAAGAGGAAGTGGGACGCTTAACTTACACCATTTTCCCCGACGACAATAAACTTATTATTTCCTTCGTATTAGTTCATCCAAAGTTCGAAGGTCGCGGAATGGGCAAATATTTAGTAGAAGAAGCCATTAAATTCTCCCGGGACAATAACTGGAAAGTGTACCCCCACTGTTCGTACGCGAGATCTGTAATGAACAGAATGAATGACGTGGAAGATATTTTACTGACACGCTAA
- a CDS encoding YebC/PmpR family DNA-binding transcriptional regulator, with protein MGRAFEYRKASKMARWDKMAKSFSKIGKDIALAVKAGGPDPDSNPSLRRCIQNAKGANMPKDNVERAIKKASGADAEQYEEITYEGYGQGGVAFFIECTTNNPTRTVANVRAIFNKFDGSLGKNGELAFIFDRKGIFSLDKSLIKMDWDDFEMEMIDGGAEEVESDDEEVMITTAFEDFGALSHKLEELGLDAKSSELERIPNNTKEVTEEQFKINMKMLDRFEEDDDVQNVYHNMEITDELMNSL; from the coding sequence ATGGGACGCGCATTCGAATATAGAAAAGCTTCAAAAATGGCCCGTTGGGATAAGATGGCCAAATCATTCTCGAAAATTGGAAAAGACATTGCATTGGCGGTTAAAGCCGGCGGTCCTGATCCCGATTCTAACCCATCTTTACGCAGATGTATTCAAAATGCCAAAGGCGCGAACATGCCGAAAGATAATGTGGAACGGGCCATCAAGAAGGCGAGTGGCGCAGACGCAGAACAATACGAAGAAATTACCTACGAAGGTTACGGGCAAGGCGGTGTGGCATTTTTTATCGAATGTACTACCAACAATCCTACGAGAACCGTGGCAAACGTTCGGGCAATATTCAATAAGTTTGATGGAAGTTTAGGTAAAAACGGTGAGCTGGCTTTTATTTTCGACCGCAAAGGGATTTTCTCTCTGGATAAATCACTAATTAAAATGGATTGGGACGATTTCGAAATGGAGATGATCGACGGCGGCGCCGAAGAAGTCGAGAGCGATGACGAAGAGGTAATGATCACGACAGCCTTCGAGGATTTCGGAGCGCTCTCTCATAAATTGGAAGAGTTGGGATTGGATGCGAAAAGTTCAGAACTAGAGAGAATTCCCAACAATACGAAGGAAGTGACCGAAGAACAGTTCAAAATCAACATGAAAATGTTGGATCGTTTTGAAGAAGACGATGATGTGCAAAATGTTTATCATAATATGGAGATCACCGACGAACTGATGAATTCCTTATAA
- the smpB gene encoding SsrA-binding protein SmpB has translation MKIEKSVNIFNKRARFEYELSDEIEAGMVLTGTEIKSLRSSKASITEAFCQFIDGELYIINMMIDEYKLGTFYNHKAKRERKLLLHKRELQKFEKKLKDVGNTIVPLKLYITDRGKAKVLIALGKGKKLFDKRESIKTRENKRNLDRILKKS, from the coding sequence ATGAAGATTGAAAAATCCGTAAATATTTTTAATAAAAGGGCTCGTTTTGAATATGAGCTATCTGACGAAATCGAGGCAGGAATGGTGCTTACCGGCACTGAAATCAAATCTTTGAGATCATCAAAAGCGAGCATTACGGAGGCGTTTTGCCAATTTATCGATGGCGAACTTTACATTATAAACATGATGATCGATGAGTACAAATTAGGTACCTTCTATAACCATAAGGCAAAAAGGGAACGGAAGTTGCTCCTGCACAAACGGGAACTTCAAAAATTTGAAAAGAAATTAAAAGACGTTGGAAATACGATTGTTCCTTTAAAATTATATATTACAGATCGTGGCAAAGCCAAGGTTCTTATCGCTTTAGGAAAGGGTAAAAAGCTGTTCGACAAGCGTGAAAGTATAAAAACAAGAGAAAACAAACGAAATTTGGATAGAATATTAAAGAAAAGTTAA
- a CDS encoding DUF4350 domain-containing protein produces the protein MNKTFKLYGIIFIIVMAVLAVLELNRTEVTDWRKNFDLTKKTPFGLFVFNKEVNKLLQNEVTKTDLSPYNFYKNSQKKPHNILLIQSKIDAESWNKILRSVYSGSDALVISEDFPPSLADSLGFTPANVSLRTENTLKLTDEKLKTDSLILDKLPGGQGFYSVQKSHGILGKAVLDGGKVNFIKIKYGKGHFYLHSEPLFLTNYYLLKPGNQKYAQDVFSYLPARETVWFSGANKPTAESPSPLRFILSKPALKYAWWLFLGGLLLFAIFNAKRKQRIVPIIEPLKNKSVEFVKSIGNLYLQEGDFHDMMEKKAQFFLHRVRMDLMIDTQHLDEKFAHLLHLKTGTDLKEINDAIDLIKRGQDPYASVIKDDLVRMNTLLDKILK, from the coding sequence ATGAATAAAACGTTCAAATTATACGGTATTATTTTCATCATTGTGATGGCGGTTTTGGCTGTGCTGGAATTGAACAGAACGGAAGTCACGGATTGGCGAAAAAATTTCGATCTGACCAAAAAAACGCCGTTTGGCCTTTTCGTCTTTAACAAAGAAGTTAACAAACTGCTTCAAAATGAAGTTACAAAGACGGATTTGTCGCCCTATAATTTTTACAAAAATTCTCAAAAAAAGCCACATAATATTCTTCTGATACAATCTAAAATTGACGCTGAATCCTGGAATAAAATCCTTCGAAGTGTATATTCCGGTTCCGATGCTTTGGTGATTTCCGAAGATTTTCCTCCGTCACTGGCAGATTCCTTAGGGTTTACGCCTGCAAATGTGAGTTTACGAACAGAAAATACGCTCAAACTGACGGATGAAAAATTGAAGACAGATTCTCTCATTTTAGATAAATTGCCCGGCGGACAGGGATTTTATTCGGTTCAAAAATCCCACGGGATTTTAGGAAAAGCCGTTCTGGATGGAGGTAAAGTAAATTTCATCAAGATTAAATACGGGAAAGGTCATTTTTATCTGCATTCAGAACCTTTATTTCTTACCAATTATTACTTGCTGAAACCGGGCAACCAAAAATATGCACAGGATGTATTTTCTTATCTTCCGGCTCGGGAAACGGTTTGGTTTTCCGGCGCCAATAAACCGACAGCCGAATCTCCTTCGCCTTTGCGCTTCATATTATCGAAACCCGCCCTAAAATATGCATGGTGGCTTTTTCTGGGCGGACTTTTATTATTCGCTATTTTTAATGCCAAAAGAAAACAGCGCATTGTGCCCATCATCGAACCTTTGAAAAATAAATCGGTCGAATTTGTGAAAAGTATCGGAAATCTCTATTTGCAGGAAGGCGATTTTCACGATATGATGGAAAAAAAAGCGCAGTTTTTTCTTCACCGCGTTCGAATGGATTTAATGATAGATACGCAGCATCTGGACGAGAAGTTCGCTCACTTGCTTCACTTAAAAACAGGGACGGATTTGAAGGAAATAAATGACGCCATCGATCTTATAAAAAGAGGCCAGGATCCCTACGCCAGCGTAATAAAAGACGATTTGGTAAGAATGAATACCTTGCTCGACAAAATATTAAAATAA
- a CDS encoding ABC-F family ATP-binding cassette domain-containing protein has translation MLTVSNLSLQFGKRILFDDVNIMFTKGNCYGIIGANGAGKSTFLKILTGQQDPTTGTVSLEPGKRMSVLEQDHFAYDNFTVLETVLRGDKKLFEIKEQMDALYAKEDFSDADGIKAGELGVVYDEMGGWNSESDAMTMLSNVGVKDEMHYQMMGELENQNKVKVLLAQALFGNPDVLILDEPTNDLDIETIAWLEDFLSTYENTVIVVSHDRHFLDTVCTNIADLDYAKLNLYTGNYSFWYQASQLATRQRQQANKKAEDKKKELQDFIARFSSNVAKAKQATARKKMIDKLNIDDIKPSSRRYPAIIFDTEREAGDQILEIKGLKKVKDGELLFSNIDLNLKKSDKVAVLSKNSLAITEFFEILGGNTEPDAGSFSWGITTNQSYMPLDNNPFFQEDISLVDWLRQFTKNDEERHEEFIRGFLGKMLFSGDEALKSCTVLSGGEKMRCMFSRMMLQRANVLLLDEPTNHLDLESITTLNNSLTNFKGTLLLASHDHEMLETVCNRVIELTPKGIIDRQMTYDEYLEDKKVKELQVQMYS, from the coding sequence ATGTTAACAGTATCTAATTTATCTTTGCAGTTCGGAAAAAGAATACTTTTCGACGATGTAAATATTATGTTTACAAAAGGAAACTGCTATGGAATTATTGGCGCAAACGGTGCCGGGAAATCCACTTTTCTTAAAATACTTACAGGCCAGCAAGATCCAACCACCGGAACGGTATCTTTAGAACCGGGCAAAAGAATGTCGGTTTTAGAACAGGATCACTTTGCGTACGATAATTTTACCGTCTTAGAAACCGTTTTAAGAGGTGATAAAAAACTCTTCGAGATTAAAGAACAAATGGATGCCCTCTACGCAAAAGAAGATTTTTCTGATGCGGACGGTATAAAAGCGGGCGAACTCGGCGTCGTCTACGACGAAATGGGTGGCTGGAATTCGGAATCTGATGCGATGACGATGCTTTCCAATGTAGGAGTGAAAGATGAAATGCATTATCAGATGATGGGTGAACTCGAAAATCAAAATAAAGTAAAAGTTCTCCTGGCGCAGGCTTTATTCGGAAATCCAGACGTTTTGATCCTCGATGAGCCTACGAATGATCTGGACATCGAAACGATTGCCTGGTTAGAAGATTTCCTGTCAACCTATGAAAATACGGTAATTGTGGTTTCGCATGACCGCCACTTTTTAGACACGGTTTGTACCAACATTGCCGATTTGGATTACGCCAAATTAAACCTTTATACCGGAAACTACTCTTTCTGGTACCAGGCCTCACAACTGGCAACCCGACAAAGACAACAGGCCAACAAAAAAGCAGAAGACAAGAAAAAAGAACTTCAGGACTTTATTGCCAGATTTTCTTCCAACGTTGCAAAAGCCAAACAGGCAACAGCACGAAAAAAAATGATCGACAAATTAAATATCGACGACATTAAACCTTCTTCCAGACGTTACCCTGCTATTATTTTTGATACAGAACGGGAAGCGGGTGATCAGATCCTCGAAATTAAGGGGTTGAAGAAAGTTAAGGACGGCGAACTGCTCTTTTCCAATATCGATTTGAATCTGAAAAAGAGCGATAAAGTAGCTGTACTTTCAAAAAACAGTTTGGCAATTACGGAGTTTTTTGAGATATTAGGCGGAAACACAGAACCCGATGCAGGCAGTTTTAGTTGGGGAATTACCACCAACCAGTCTTACATGCCGTTGGACAATAATCCTTTCTTTCAGGAAGATATCAGCTTGGTTGACTGGCTGCGCCAGTTCACCAAAAATGATGAAGAACGTCATGAAGAGTTTATTCGCGGTTTCCTGGGCAAAATGTTGTTCTCCGGCGATGAAGCATTAAAATCTTGTACAGTACTTTCCGGAGGAGAAAAGATGCGTTGTATGTTTTCCCGAATGATGTTGCAGCGTGCCAATGTTCTTTTACTGGATGAGCCGACGAACCACCTGGATTTGGAAAGTATTACTACTTTAAACAATTCTTTAACCAACTTTAAAGGAACACTTTTACTCGCATCTCATGACCACGAAATGTTGGAAACAGTTTGTAACAGAGTAATCGAACTAACTCCGAAAGGAATTATCGACAGACAGATGACGTATGACGAATATCTGGAGGACAAAAAAGTCAAAGAACTTCAGGTGCAAATGTATTCTTAA
- a CDS encoding DUF4013 domain-containing protein, translating into MMQFYKKRDFGAFISDTFLFFKENGRNYFKNYLLINGLLLILLVFIFVFGYRELFSQMLGSNTGGQNYYFEAYFQQNSTMLILVSTIAFILFLAVTMVSYSYPILYMKRLSETGNKNIKADEILSDLKNNTVRFVKFFFGLVFIIAPLAMIIFGISFMLIVLLIGFFLLILLGPAMMNVINFLMFDYFHTQKGFFESLSYAVRAQFSYKHGREKSPFWKYWGSTAVIYLMIQMISGIFTFIPLLLMMGGMYTVPQNGGDDNPFQGTMGVLFFIIYGISILVSFIMINVVFINAGLQYYDSRTDLHRNVDLSEIDTIGTHEI; encoded by the coding sequence ATGATGCAGTTTTATAAGAAGCGTGATTTCGGTGCGTTTATCAGCGATACTTTTCTATTTTTTAAGGAGAACGGCAGAAATTATTTCAAGAATTATCTTTTGATCAATGGATTACTGCTCATTCTTCTGGTCTTTATTTTTGTTTTCGGCTACCGCGAATTATTTTCGCAGATGTTGGGCTCCAACACGGGTGGGCAAAATTATTATTTCGAAGCTTATTTTCAGCAGAACAGTACCATGTTGATTTTGGTTTCAACCATTGCCTTTATCCTGTTTCTAGCAGTAACAATGGTTTCTTACTCCTATCCGATTTTATACATGAAAAGATTGAGCGAAACCGGAAATAAGAATATTAAAGCCGACGAAATCCTATCCGACTTAAAAAATAATACCGTCAGATTTGTTAAATTTTTCTTCGGTTTGGTATTTATTATTGCGCCTTTAGCAATGATTATTTTTGGAATTTCTTTTATGTTGATCGTCCTTTTGATCGGGTTTTTTCTTTTGATTTTATTAGGACCTGCAATGATGAACGTCATTAATTTTTTGATGTTTGATTATTTTCACACGCAAAAAGGCTTTTTCGAATCTTTGAGTTACGCAGTACGAGCACAGTTTTCCTACAAACACGGCCGCGAAAAATCACCTTTTTGGAAATATTGGGGTTCCACCGCGGTCATTTATTTGATGATCCAAATGATCTCCGGCATCTTTACGTTTATTCCCCTGCTTTTGATGATGGGCGGAATGTATACTGTGCCGCAAAATGGCGGTGATGACAATCCTTTTCAGGGAACCATGGGCGTCTTGTTTTTTATCATTTACGGCATCTCAATTTTAGTCTCATTTATAATGATCAATGTGGTGTTTATAAACGCCGGACTGCAATATTACGACAGCAGAACCGACCTTCACAGAAATGTAGACCTGTCCGAAATCGACACGATTGGAACTCATGAAATTTAG